A genome region from Alicyclobacillus acidocaldarius subsp. acidocaldarius DSM 446 includes the following:
- the ribH gene encoding 6,7-dimethyl-8-ribityllumazine synthase, with translation MRVYEGNFIGQDLRIGIVASRFNEFITSKLVEGALDALRRHGVPEEHVELAWAPGAYEIPVVARWMAESGRYDAVVALGCVIRGATAHFDYVAGEAARGIAQVSRDTGVPVMFGVLTTDTLEQAIERAGTKAGNKGAEAALGAIEMANLRRALRA, from the coding sequence GTGCGCGTGTATGAGGGGAACTTCATCGGACAGGATTTGCGCATTGGCATTGTGGCGTCTCGGTTCAACGAGTTTATCACGAGCAAACTGGTGGAGGGCGCCTTGGACGCGCTCAGGCGCCACGGCGTGCCCGAGGAACACGTGGAGCTCGCCTGGGCGCCCGGCGCGTACGAGATTCCGGTGGTGGCCCGGTGGATGGCCGAGTCCGGTCGCTACGACGCGGTGGTGGCGCTGGGCTGCGTGATCCGCGGCGCCACCGCGCACTTCGACTACGTCGCGGGCGAGGCGGCGAGGGGGATTGCGCAGGTCAGCCGCGACACGGGCGTTCCTGTGATGTTTGGCGTGTTGACCACGGATACCCTCGAGCAGGCCATTGAGCGCGCCGGCACCAAGGCCGGCAACAAAGGCGCGGAGGCCGCGCTCGGGGCCATCGAGATGGCGAATTTGCGGCGGGCGTTGCGCGCCTAG
- a CDS encoding cold-shock protein → MVEGIVKEWRDEEGFGWIRAEDGEDVWVHFSAILPHPDRFPRGYRFLRKGQLVEFDLVTNPHSAEQRRSARNVVVKDALCPAPPPSRRAQDGISPPPRPYPQRFAARARGLDGRGPGTPT, encoded by the coding sequence ATGGTGGAAGGCATCGTGAAAGAATGGCGGGACGAGGAAGGCTTCGGCTGGATTCGCGCGGAGGACGGTGAAGACGTCTGGGTGCACTTCAGCGCCATTCTCCCCCATCCCGACCGATTTCCCCGCGGATACCGGTTTTTGCGCAAGGGCCAACTCGTCGAATTCGATCTCGTCACAAACCCTCATTCCGCGGAGCAGCGGCGAAGCGCGAGGAACGTCGTGGTGAAGGATGCTCTGTGCCCAGCACCACCTCCATCGCGACGTGCTCAGGATGGCATAAGCCCGCCGCCTCGCCCCTATCCCCAGCGATTCGCTGCTCGCGCACGGGGGTTGGACGGCCGCGGGCCGGGCACGCCGACGTGA
- a CDS encoding type II toxin-antitoxin system Phd/YefM family antitoxin: MVREVSAMEMRKRFGDLLNEVHDRHNAIVITKAGKPVGALVDIERFEKIRMMEDEFRRMTDELAHVYADVDTAVAEDEIQEAIKASKQS, from the coding sequence ATGGTTCGCGAAGTGTCCGCTATGGAGATGCGTAAGCGGTTCGGTGACCTGCTGAACGAGGTGCACGATCGGCATAACGCCATTGTCATTACAAAAGCGGGCAAGCCAGTTGGAGCTTTGGTAGACATCGAACGATTTGAAAAAATTCGCATGATGGAGGACGAATTTCGCCGAATGACCGACGAGCTCGCCCACGTCTACGCGGATGTTGACACAGCCGTTGCAGAAGATGAGATTCAAGAAGCTATCAAGGCGTCGAAGCAATCATGA
- a CDS encoding putative toxin-antitoxin system toxin component, PIN family: MRVVLDTNVLISGLLLPNRVSGRIVQAWRSAQYTLVVSESMLDELERVLSYPKIQRRLQWCPDEIRRFVSLFRYYADVIAVDEGSCVELRDSLRDGMDVHVLATCIAGKANWLVSGDEAYWSSVTDTLCGARLSLLPCWALDMCASP, translated from the coding sequence ATGAGGGTGGTTCTGGACACGAACGTCTTGATCTCGGGACTCCTGCTCCCTAACCGTGTATCAGGGCGTATCGTGCAAGCGTGGCGGTCTGCCCAATATACGCTCGTGGTATCTGAGTCCATGCTGGACGAACTTGAACGAGTACTCAGTTACCCAAAGATCCAACGACGTCTGCAATGGTGCCCGGACGAAATACGCCGCTTCGTGTCGCTGTTTCGATACTATGCGGATGTCATCGCTGTGGACGAAGGCTCATGCGTAGAGCTCAGAGACAGCCTGCGTGACGGCATGGACGTGCATGTTCTTGCCACGTGCATCGCCGGCAAAGCGAATTGGCTCGTTTCGGGCGACGAAGCGTATTGGTCGTCCGTGACCGATACCCTGTGCGGAGCCCGGCTGAGTTTGTTACCATGCTGGGCCCTTGATATGTGTGCATCCCCTTAG
- a CDS encoding ECF transporter S component codes for MSRWKLREVILMVVLAIVCGGIYRVWDVLYALIPATAYALQGVMTGLWMIAGVMVPYIVRRPGAALIAELVAAAVELLLGEQWGLANMISGLIQGIGSEIAFLIFGYRVWNTGTCTLSGVLASAAFMFQWYFQYGGDKLHLGTQIAFVLISLVSGAVLGGLLPKALADALARTGALRNYEIAKRSVKSA; via the coding sequence ATGTCGAGGTGGAAGTTGCGCGAAGTCATCTTAATGGTCGTGTTGGCCATTGTCTGCGGAGGCATTTACCGCGTCTGGGACGTGCTGTACGCGCTCATTCCTGCGACCGCGTACGCGCTTCAGGGCGTAATGACGGGGCTCTGGATGATCGCCGGCGTGATGGTTCCGTACATCGTGCGGCGTCCGGGCGCGGCGCTCATCGCGGAGCTGGTGGCGGCCGCCGTCGAGCTTTTGCTCGGCGAACAGTGGGGGCTCGCCAACATGATCTCGGGCCTCATTCAGGGCATCGGTTCGGAAATCGCCTTCCTGATCTTCGGTTATCGCGTGTGGAACACGGGCACCTGCACGTTGTCCGGCGTGCTGGCGTCTGCGGCCTTCATGTTCCAATGGTACTTCCAATATGGTGGCGACAAGCTGCACCTCGGCACCCAGATCGCGTTTGTCCTCATCTCGCTTGTGAGCGGCGCGGTGCTCGGCGGCCTGTTGCCGAAGGCGCTCGCCGATGCGCTCGCTCGCACTGGCGCGCTGCGGAATTACGAGATCGCGAAGCGGTCGGTGAAGTCGGCATGA
- the tkt gene encoding transketolase, producing the protein MMPFTEVDQLAVNTIRTLSIDAVERANSGHPGLPMGAAPMAYVLWTRFLKHNPANPKWVDRDRFVLSAGHGSMLLYSLLHLSGYDVTLDDLKQFRQWGSKTPGHPEYGHTPGVEATTGPLGQGIAMAVGMAMAERFLAAKFNRDGHNVIDHYTYVLCGDGDLMEGISAEASSLAGHLKLNRLIVLYDSNSISLDGPTDWAFTEDVKKRYEAYGWNVLRVEDGNNLEEIEAAIAKARSFTNAPTLIEVRTIIGYGAPKKQGTASAHGSPLGKEEAQAAKAAYGWHYEEEFYVPDEVRKLFAEVKEKGAKAEAAWNDAFQAYAKAHADLARTFEQAFAGKVDVDFDKVLPEFNEAIATREAFGKVVNAIAPHIPTLLGGSADLSKSNNTMIKDEDHFKAPDYAGKNVFYGVREHAMGAMMNGICLHGGVFPYAGTFLVFVDYLRPAVRLAALMQQPSLFVLTHDSIAVGEDGPTHEPIEQLPSLRAIPGLRVFRPADGTETALAVKYALTHRDKPVALALTRQKVPTLAEVKAHKGDFDRGGYIVFQHEDGSDLALLASGSEVQLVLEAGKRLAHVGVKVRVLSFPSIDVFLEQDASYRESVLPSALRKRLAVEMAHPMSWYQFVGLDGKVLGIDRFGASAPGDVVVREYGFTVDHVYELAKELIGR; encoded by the coding sequence ATGATGCCCTTCACAGAGGTCGATCAACTGGCAGTCAACACGATTCGCACGCTGTCGATTGACGCCGTCGAGCGGGCGAATTCCGGCCATCCGGGCCTGCCGATGGGCGCCGCGCCGATGGCTTATGTGCTGTGGACGAGGTTCTTGAAGCACAATCCCGCGAATCCGAAGTGGGTGGACCGCGATCGGTTCGTGCTGTCCGCGGGTCACGGGTCGATGTTGCTCTACTCGCTGCTTCACCTGTCCGGCTACGACGTCACGCTGGATGATCTCAAACAGTTCCGCCAGTGGGGCTCCAAGACGCCGGGTCATCCGGAGTACGGGCACACGCCGGGCGTCGAGGCGACCACAGGGCCGTTGGGGCAGGGCATCGCGATGGCGGTCGGCATGGCGATGGCGGAGCGGTTCCTGGCGGCGAAGTTCAACCGCGACGGGCACAACGTGATCGATCACTATACATACGTCCTGTGCGGCGACGGGGATCTGATGGAGGGGATCAGCGCGGAGGCGAGCTCGCTCGCGGGGCACCTGAAGCTGAACCGCCTCATCGTGCTCTACGACTCTAACAGCATCTCCCTCGACGGCCCCACCGATTGGGCGTTCACCGAGGACGTGAAGAAGCGGTACGAGGCGTACGGGTGGAACGTGCTGCGCGTCGAGGACGGCAACAACCTCGAGGAGATTGAGGCCGCCATCGCCAAGGCGAGATCGTTCACGAATGCGCCGACGCTCATTGAGGTGCGGACCATCATCGGGTACGGCGCACCGAAGAAGCAGGGGACGGCCAGCGCGCACGGCAGCCCGCTCGGCAAGGAAGAAGCGCAGGCCGCCAAGGCCGCGTACGGCTGGCATTACGAAGAGGAGTTCTACGTGCCGGACGAGGTGCGCAAGCTGTTCGCCGAGGTGAAGGAAAAGGGCGCGAAGGCGGAGGCGGCGTGGAACGACGCCTTCCAGGCGTACGCCAAGGCGCATGCCGATCTCGCCCGAACCTTCGAGCAGGCGTTCGCGGGCAAGGTCGACGTGGACTTCGACAAGGTGCTGCCGGAGTTCAACGAGGCCATCGCCACGCGCGAGGCGTTCGGCAAGGTCGTCAACGCCATTGCGCCGCACATTCCGACGTTGCTCGGCGGATCGGCCGACTTGTCCAAGTCGAACAACACGATGATCAAGGACGAGGATCACTTCAAGGCGCCGGATTACGCGGGCAAGAACGTGTTTTACGGCGTGCGCGAGCACGCGATGGGCGCAATGATGAACGGCATCTGTCTGCACGGCGGCGTGTTCCCCTACGCGGGCACGTTCCTCGTGTTCGTCGACTATCTGCGCCCGGCGGTTCGCCTCGCGGCCCTCATGCAGCAGCCGTCGCTCTTCGTCCTCACGCACGACTCCATCGCCGTGGGCGAGGACGGACCGACGCACGAGCCCATCGAACAGCTGCCGTCGCTTCGCGCCATCCCCGGGCTGCGCGTGTTCCGCCCCGCGGACGGCACCGAGACGGCGCTCGCGGTGAAATACGCGCTGACGCACCGCGACAAGCCGGTGGCCCTCGCGCTCACCCGCCAGAAGGTGCCGACGCTCGCGGAAGTGAAGGCGCACAAGGGTGACTTCGATCGCGGGGGCTACATCGTCTTCCAGCACGAGGACGGCTCGGACCTGGCACTTTTGGCCTCCGGCTCCGAGGTTCAGCTCGTGCTCGAGGCGGGCAAGCGGCTCGCGCATGTGGGCGTGAAGGTCCGTGTCCTCTCGTTCCCGTCCATCGACGTGTTCTTGGAGCAGGACGCATCCTATCGCGAGTCCGTCCTGCCGAGCGCGCTGCGCAAGCGCCTTGCGGTGGAGATGGCGCATCCGATGAGCTGGTACCAGTTCGTCGGCCTGGACGGCAAGGTGCTCGGCATCGACCGCTTCGGCGCCTCGGCGCCTGGCGATGTCGTCGTGCGCGAGTACGGCTTCACCGTCGATCACGTCTACGAGTTGGCCAAAGAGCTCATTGGGCGGTGA